From Aspergillus fumigatus Af293 chromosome 3, whole genome shotgun sequence, a single genomic window includes:
- the aspHS gene encoding aegerolysin family protein, which translates to MASVQAYAQWVTVHLINSMSSETLSIQNASLSWGKWYKDGDKDAEITSEDVQQKTAPPGGSVNVNSCGRSDASSGTTGGFDLYDGNTKIGRVHWDCPWGSKTNDFDVGERNKNYWVEIGTWNKYGGAIGTVDVEVGRKR; encoded by the exons ATGGCATCGGTCCAAGCTTACGCACAGTGGGTTACGGTTCATCTCATCAATAGCATGTCTTCCGAGACCTTGAGTATCCAGAATGCTAGTCTCTCCTG GGGCAAGTGGTACAAGGACGGTGACAAGGACGCCGAAATCACAAGTGAAGATGTTCAGCAAAAGACGGCACCCCCAGGCGGTTCCGTGAACGTCAACTCTTGCGGTCGCAGCGACGCTTCGAGTGGAACGACGGGAGGTTTTGATTTGTATGACGGCAATACCAAGATTGGAAGAGTCCACTGGGACTGTCCATGGGGTTCTAAAACCAACGATTTCGATGTTGGAGAGAGAAACAAAAATTACTGGGTCGAAATTGGAACGTGGAACAAGTATGGTGGTGCCATTGGCACTGTTGACGTTGAAGTTGGAAGGAAGCGCTGA
- a CDS encoding putative glucan 1,4-alpha-glucosidase → MRFAGIACIASVLGHLATPSSAKELAARSPAAANSRLVKEGLFAYESILAALGNTGINAPGTAAGLLIASPTIQNPDYFYTWTRDAALTFKGLVDIFIGGDTFIVVNLDGLETHIQDYISSQAVLQNVSNPSGRLSDGSGLGEPKFEVNFNPYSGGWGRPQRDGPALRAITMLTYIRQLIQQGKQSVASNLIWPVVANDLTYVAQYWNHTGFDLWEEIDGSSFFTTAVQHRAMVEGSAIAQALGKPHAGYDAVAPEILCLLQSYWNESAIISNINVNNGRSGIDLNSVLTSIHTFDPAAGCDDSTFQPCSSKALANHKVYVDSFRSIYGINAGLGPGKAANVGRYAEDVYQGGNPWYLATLAAAEQLYDALYQWKKQGYLTVTQTSLAFFRDFSSTVEPGTYKSNTPTYKSLTDYVRTYADDFFFLVEKYTPSNGSLAEQYDRNTGVPLSANDLTWSYAAFLSTLQRRLNIMPDSWGPSSANPVPTTCSKTTITGTYSAVAPPFPTSTAQCVAAVTVPVTFWLIENTYYGENVYMTGNVSALGDWNASAGYSLNAGLYTSDENLWFATVKGLEPGVTMEYKFYKIEPGNSVTFEGGENRVYAVPTACPVAPQVHAVWQT, encoded by the exons ATGCGATTTGCTGGCATTGCTT GCATAGCCAGTGTCCTAGGGCACTTGGCCACTCCTTCGTCTGCTAAAGAACTTGCTGCACGCTCCCCTGCAGCGGCAAATTCACGTCTGGTCAAAGAGGGACTGTTCGCCTACGAGAGCATTCTTGCGGCTCTTGGGAACACTGGCATCAATGCTCCTGGCACAGCGGCTGGATTACTCATTGCAAGTCCTACCATACAGAACCCTGATT ACTTCTATACGTGGACTCGGGATGCGGCATTGACTTTCAAAGGACTTGTCGATATCTTCATTGGGGGCGATACATTTATCGTCGTCAATCTCGACGGTCTTGAAACCCACATCCAGGACTACATCTCTTCCCAGGCAGTTTTGCAGAACGTGTCCAACCCATCCGGAAGACTTTCTGACGGCTCTGGACTCGGCGAGCCCAAGTTCGAGGTCAATTTCAACCCATACTCCGGCGGTTGGGGCCGTCCCCAGCGCGATGGTCCTGCCCTTCGCGCCATTACCATGTTGACCTATATTCGTCAGCTAATCCAGCAAGGGAAACAGTCTGTGGCTTCCAACCTGATCTGGCCCGTTGTAGCCAACGATCTCACCTATGTCGCGCAGTACTGGAACCACACCGGATTCGATCTCTGGGAAGAAATCGATGGCTCTTCCTTCTTTACGACTGCCGTGCAGCACCGAGCGATGGTTGAGGGTAGTGCGATAGCTCAAGCCCTTGGTAAGCCACATGCTGGGTATGACGCGGTTGCTCCCGAGATTCTTTGCTTGCTGCAGAGCTACTGGAACGAAAGCGCCATTATCTCGAACATCAATGTCAATAACGGCCGGTCGGGCATCGATCTCAACTCAGTCCTGACCAGTATTCATACCTTTGACCCTGCGGCTGGTTGTGATGATTCCACCTTCCAACCATGTTCGTCTAAAGCTTTGGCAAATCATAAGGTCTATGTCGATTCTTTCCGTTCTATCTACGGTATCAACGCTGGCCTTGGTCCTGGAAAGGCTGCAAATGTAGGCCGTTACGCTGAAGATGTTTACCAGGGAGGAAATCCATG GTACCTCGCAACTCTTGCGGCGGCAGAGCAGCTGTATGATGCCCTCTATCAGTGGAAAAAGCAGGGTTATCTGACCGTCACACAAACCTCGCTCGCCTTCTTCCGTGACTTCTCGTCCACCGTCGAGCCAGGAACTTACAAGTCGAATACCCCGACCTACAAATCCCTGACTGATTATGTCCGCACCTACGCTGAtgacttcttcttccttgttgAAAAATACACCCCAAGCAACGGCTCCTTAGCCGAGCAGTATGACCGCAACACCGGTGTCCCTCTGTCAGCCAACGATCTTACCTGGTCCTATGCAGCCTTCCTCTCTACCCTTCAGCGCCGCCTCAACATCATGCCTGACTCCTGGGGCCCCTCGTCTGCAAATCCTGTTCCCACTACCTGCAGCAAAACCACCATAACTGGTACATATAGTGCTGTGGCGCCTCCCTTTCCGACGTCCACCGCTCAGTGCGTTGCCGCTGTGACTGTTCCTGTCACCTTTTGGTTGATCGAGAATACCTACTATGGCGAGAATGTGTACATGACCGGCAACGTCAGCGCTCTCGGTGACTGGAACGCCAGCGCAGGCTATAGTCTGAATGCCGGTCTCTACACCTCGGATGAGAATCTTTGGTTCGCAACTGTCAAGGGACTCGAGCCGGGTGTTACCATGGAGTACAAGTTCTACAAGATTGAACCGGGAAACTCCGTGACTTTTGAGGGGGGGGAGAACAGGGTGTATGCAGTTCCTACAGCATGTCCTGTGGCGCCTCAGGTCCACGCGGTTTGGCAGACCTGA
- a CDS encoding putative zinc-containing alcohol dehydrogenase — MLCSLIWSSATPRGACIVEFTLKAVIYTGNNKFSVEDRPIPVILEPTDAIVKVLHTTICGTDLHILQGHVATCTPGRILGHEGVGVIDSLGAAVTNFKAGQTMPSQCESGGWILGNKIDGTQAEYVRIPHASFSLHALPEGIDPEVAVTLSDTVPTSYECGILNGDIQPGATVAIIGTGPIGLMILQMAKNLFGPAMTVVVGRGQPRLEIANAMGADHTLSVLGGQDEVISAALAVTKERGFDVVIEAVGTVESFAIAQALVGAGGTLASLGVFGESCELRLEKLWHRNICLRTRLVDGVSTPDLLKMVEAGGIDPRFLVSHRFTFDEIHNAYEAFEASSKHGALKVVVTLPEPTMNGLA, encoded by the exons ATGCTATGCAGTCTGATCTGGTCATCTGCTACACCCCGCGGGGCTTGCATAGTCGAGTTCACA CTGAAAGCAGTTATCTACACTGGCAACAACAAGTTTTCGGTCGAAGACCGCCCGATACCCGTTATCTTAGAACCCACCGACGCCATCGTCAAGGTCCTCCATACCACTATATGCGGCACCGACCTGCACATTCTCCAGGGGCACGTTGCGACATGCACTCCCGGCCGCATTCTCGGCCACGAAGGCGTCGGGGTGATTGACTCTCTCGGCGCCGCCGTCACAAACTTCAAGGCCGGGCAGACC ATGCCATCTCAATGCGAATCCGGCGGGTGGATTCTGGGGAACAAGATCGATGGCACTCAAGCCGAGTACGTGCGCATCCCTCATGCCTCGTTTTCGCTGCATGCGCTGCCCGAGGGCATCGACCCCGAAGTCGCGGTTACGCTGTCGGATACAGTCCCGACTTCGTATGAATGTGGGATTCTGAACGGGGATATCCAGCCCGGGGCTACGgtcgccatcatcggaaCCGGTCCGATCGGGCTGATGATCCTGcagatggcgaagaatcTGTTCGGTCCGGCGATGACGGTCGTGGTGGGGAGGGGCCAGCCCCGGCTCGAGATCGCCAATGCCATGGGCGCAGATCATACGCTGAGTGTCCTCGGCGGGCAGGACGAGGTGATTTCTGCGGCCCTGGCAGTGACCAAGGAGCGAGGATTCGATGTGGTGATTGAAGCAGTGGGGACGGTTGAATCGTTCGCGATTGCGCAGGCGCTGGTCGGCGCTGGAGGGACCCTCGCCAGTCTGGGTGTTTTCGGGGAGTCGTGCGAGCTTCGACTCGAGAAGCTGTGGCATCGCAATATCT GCTTAAGGACTCGGCTGGTTGACGGTGTCAGTACCCCTGATCTACTGAAGATGGTGGAGGCCGGTGGCATCGATCCTCGGTTTCTGGTCTCGCACA GATTCACATTTGACGAGATCCACAATGCCTACGAAGCGTTCGAGGCATCCTCCAAACACGGCGCCCTGAAGGTGGTTGTCACCCTGCCTGAGCCTACGATGAATGGTCTTGCATAG
- a CDS encoding T6SS phospholipase effector Tle1-like catalytic domain-containing protein yields MHRSFVAFRSMASSTNSSKHILTMSGVKRYSPKRLIVCCDGTWQDSLADGAQPPSNLTRFSRALSRLAVVDGEDGQQYEIPQIVYYQKGVGTSLGDKYWGGVAGLGVSANVRAAYGFLADNYNDGDKIYFFGFSRGAYTARAVAGLVCKWGLLTPRGMDNFALVYDDFYNQKIEGYDAERRKRMGFRDPLPRFTVEIIGVWDTVGFQKAWLGRDAGEKLELRNTILQDNVRYAFHALSLDEERTAFQPIVWHIPHRNEGQEMLQCMKHRQLRFDIDEYLFDDPPRPEESEMAPWATSLGKIDHSSIGRTLQGKLGGRSTRKPMGYNPTGQESDITNEFIHESVRDRNLAKWPCAALKGRHDEKSWTLTSGKQIAELPALQMEKYMKGRIRTVHVTEED; encoded by the exons ATGCATCGCTCTTTTGTCGCATTTCGGTCGATGGCCTCTTCCACGAATTCATCGAAACACATTCTCACCATGTCGGGTGTCAAGCGCTACTCTCCAAAACGACTCATTGTCTGCTGTGATG GCACCTGGCAGGATTCGCTCGCCGACGGGGCCCAACCGCCGTCAAACCTCACTCGCTTTAGCAGAGCGCTGAGCCGCCTCGCCGTTGTTGATGGCGAGGATGGCCAACAATACGAGATACCGCAGATCGTCTACTACCAGAAGGGCGTGGGAACTAGTCTCGGAGATAAATACTGGGGCG GCGTGGCCGGACTGGGCGTCAGCGCCAACGTGCGAGCCGCGTACGGCTTCCTGGCCGACAACTACAACGACGGCGACAAGATCTATTTCTTTGGCTTCTCGCGCGGCGCGTACACTGCCCGTGCCGTCGCCGGGCTCGTCTGCAAATGGGGTCTGCTGACCCCGCGGGGCATGGATAACTTTGCGCTCGTGTATGATGATTTCTACAACCAAAAGATTGAGGGATACGATGCGGAGCGGCGCAAACGAATGGGGTTCCGCGACCCCCTGCCGCGGTTCACGGTCGAGATCATCGGGGTGTGGGATACGGTTGGGTTCCAGAAGGCGTGGCTGGGCCGGGACGCgggcgagaagctggagctgcggaATACAATCCTGCAGGATAATGTGCGCTATGCGTTCCATGCGCTGTCGCTGGACGAGGAGCGCACGGCGTTTCAGCCGATCGTGTGGCACATCCCGCACAGGAACGAGGGCCAGGAGATGCTCCAG TGCATGAAGCACAGGCAGCTGAGATTTGACATTGACGAGTATCTGTTCGATGATCCCCCGCGACCCGAGGAAAGCGAGATGGCTCCGTGGGCGACAAGCCTGGGCAAAATCGACCACAGCAGCATCGGACGAACATTACAAGGTAAGCTGGGAGGCAGATCCACTCGCAAACCGATGGGGTACAACCCGACGGGTCAGGAGTCCGATATCACGAACGAATTCATTCACGAATCGGTCCGGGATCGCAATCTGGCCAAGTGGCCATGCGCCGCGCTCAAGGGACGCCACGATGAGAAGAGCTGGACTCTGACGTCTGGCAAGCAGATCGCCGAACTTCCTGCGTTGCAGATGGAAAAGTATATGAAGGGTCGCATTCGGACAGTGCATGTCACCGAGGAGGATTAA
- the lap2 gene encoding M28 family metallopeptidase → MVTMKLLYLTSFASLAVANGPGWDWKPRVHPKVLPQMIHLWDLLQGAQQLEDFAYAYPERNRVFGGRAHEDTVNYLYRELKKTGYYDVYKQPQVHQWTRADQALTVDGQSYDATTMTYSPSVNATAPLAVVNNLGCVEADYPADLTGKIALISRGECTFATKSVLSAKAGAAAALVYNNIEGSMAGTLGGATSELGAYAPIAGISLADGQALIQMIQAGTVTANLWIDSQVENRTTYNVIAQTKGGDPNNVVALGGHTDSVEAGPGINDDGSGIISNLVVAKALTRFSVKNAVRFCFWTAEEFGLLGSNYYVNSLNATEQAKIRLYLNFDMIASPNYALMIYDGDGSAFNLTGPAGSAQIERLFEDYYTSIRKPFVPTEFNGRSDYQAFILNGIPAGGLFTGAEAIKTEEQAQLFGGQAGVALDANYHAKGDNMTNLNREAFLINSRATAFAVATYANSLDSIPPRNMTTVVKRSQLEQAMKRTPHTHTGGTGCYKDRVEQ, encoded by the exons ATGGTCACCATGAAGCTGCTCTACCTCACATCGTTTGCCTCTCTGGCCGTGGCCAATGGCCCAGGATGGGACTGGAAGCCCCGAGTTCATCCG AAAGTCCTGCCCCAAATGATCCATTTGTGGGATCTTCTGCAGGGCGCTCAACAGCTGGAAGACTTCGCCTATGCCTACCCCGAGCGCAACCGCGTCTTTGGTGGACGGGCCCACGAGGACACCGTCAACTACCTCTACCGTGAGTTGAAGAAAACCGGCTACTACGACGTTTACAAGCAGCCCCAGGTTCACCAGTGGACCCGAGCCGACCAGGCTCTCACCGTCGACGGCCAGTCCTATGACGCCACAACCATGACTTACAGCCCCAGCGTAAACGCCACGGCGCCGCTGGCAGTGGTGAACAACCTGGGCTGCGTCGAGGCTGACTATCCCGCCGATCTGACGGGCAAGATTGCTCTGATCTCGCGGGGCGAGTGCACCTTTGCGACCAAATCCGTCTTGAGCGCCAAGGCCggggcggcggcggcacTCGTGTACAACAATATCGAGGGTTCGATGGCGGGAACTCTGGGCGGCGCGACCAGCGAGCTGGGTGCCTACGCTCCCATCGCCGGCATCAGCCTCGCGGACGGACAGGCgctgatccagatgatccAGGCGGGCACGGTGACAGCCAACCTGTGGATCGACAGCCAGGTCGAGAACCGTACCACCTACAACGTGATCGCGCAGACCAAGGGCGGCGACCCCAACAACGTCGTCGCGCTGGGTGGCCACACGGACTCGGTCGAGGCCGGGCCCGGCATCAACGACGACGGCTCCGGCATCATCAGCAACCTCGTCGTCGCCAAGGCGCTGACCCGCTTCTCGGTCAAGAACGCGGTGCgcttctgcttctggacggcggaggagTTCGGCCTGCTGGGCAGCAACTACTACGTCAACAGCCTCAATGCCACCGAGCAGGCCAAGATCCGCCTGTATCTCAACTTCGACATGATCGCCTCCCCCAACTACGCCCTGATGATCTATGACGGCGACGGCTCGGCCTTCAACCTGACGGGGCCGGCCGGCTCGGCGCAGATCGAGCGGCTCTTCGAGGACTACTACACGTCGATCCGCAAGCCGTTCGTGCCGACCGAGTTCAACGGCCGCTCCGACTACCAGGCCTTTATTCTCAACGGCATCCCCGCGGGAGGCCTCTTCACCGGCGCGGAGGCGATCAAGACCGAGGAACAGGCCCAATTGTTTGGCGGCCAGGCCGGCGTGGCTCTGGACGCCAACTACCACGCCAAGGGTGACAACATGACTAATCTCAACCGCGAGGCCTTCCTGATCAATTCCAGGGCGACGGCCTTTGCCGTGGCGACGTACGCCAACAGCCTTGACTCCATCCCCCCACGCAACATGACCACCGTGGTCAAGCGGTCGCAGCTGGAGCAAGCCATGAAGAGGACCCCGCACACGCACACCGGCGGAACAGGATGCTACAAGGACCGGGTTGAGCAGTAG
- a CDS encoding YoaK family protein: MAPLSSIWAYLNEDIGEDLLLECQLLLLSFATGIQDAATWPDYSCFASNQTGNTLFLAIGVAGLANNAYSFPNIGMSLGMFIAGGLLVGQLGNLFGVRRRLWLLLSSVIQTVLVVAGLVVQYTLPVKQEGPAALGVIACLAFSSGAQVAMSRSLKITEITTAMATAAYVDVVVDPGLLRVHNRPRTRRVLFLVMLTAGCFVGAFAQRAVDSSFALLWCAVGKAVVTVSLLWNKRLEKTC; this comes from the coding sequence ATGGCACCCCTCTCTAGCATCTGGGCGTACCTGAACGAGGACATCGGCGAagacctcctcctcgaatgccaacttctccttctctccttcgccACCGGCATCCAAGACGCCGCGACATGGCCCGACTACAGCTGCTTCGCCTCGAACCAGACCGGCAACACCCTCTTCCTCGCGATCGGGGTCGCCGGCCTCGCCAACAATGCCTACAGCTTCCCCAACATCGGCATGAGCCTGGGGATGTTCATCGCGGGGGGACTCCTCGTCGGCCAGCTGGGGAACCTGTTCGGAGTGCGCCGCCGCCTGTGGCTGTTGCTGAGTAGTGTTATTCAGACGGTGCTGGTCGTAGCCGGGCTGGTTGTGCAGTATACGCTACCGGTAAAGCAGGAGGGACCGGCCGCGTTGGGGGTCATTGCGTGTTTGGCGTTCTCGTCGGGGGCGCAGGTGGCGATGAGCCGGTCGCTGAAGATCACAGAGATCACAACGGCCATGGCGACGGCGGCATATGTGGATGTGGTGGTGGATCCGGGACTGTTGAGGGTACATAACCGGCCGCGCACTCGGCGGGTGCTGTTCCTGGTGATGCTGACGGCGGGGTGTTTTGTCGGGGCGTTTGCGCAACGGGCAGTGGATTCGTCCTTTGCGCTACTGTGGTGTGCGGTGGGGAAGGCTGTCGTGACGGTCTCGTTGCTGTGGAATAAacggctggagaagacatgTTGA
- a CDS encoding copper amine oxidase — protein sequence MMALHPFDPITPAEIQLAVKILEAAFPGASLRYKKIDVNEPLKKEVVPYIEAERLGKALPAAPTRLLQVLFHRLDNGAFYKALLNAGTRSVVYTKQLPKEVQGPVDADELIEIEQLCLSHPAVQAEIAKMQLPQGVTVCNDPWIYGTDDPKETRRLFQCYMYVVTTDHPQNNHYSTPCKFSPVFDALTRELVRMDYLPGGVDTQVSETQPWKTVETIQYAHDLLTEPLRTDLKPYIVQQPEGPSFHVQGNLVSWQKWKFRVGFNTREGLVIYNTTYDGRNVFYRLSVSEMTVPYGDPRAPYHRKQAFDVGDVGFGITANQLSLGCDCLGYIKYFDGYRSDSKGNPVQLKNVICLHEQDNGLQHKHTNYRTGAATVVRNRQLVVQMICTVSNYEYIFAFIFDQAANIELEVRATGILSTVPFDNEKFGTTVPWGTNVGPGVMAPFHQHMFSFRIDPAIDGFKNTVYYEDSVPMPEDENNPYLVGYTTEQTVLRTSGSANTSVERHRVFKIRNDACINPITYKPVAYKLQTAPSQMLLAGNRSFGYKRAEFATKPIWVTKYQDDELFAAGEFTNQSKQSEGVEKWVQRNDPVENEDLVLWHTFGLTHNPRVEDFPVMPVERVSVMLKPDGFFTKNPALDVPASTQSFNRSTLHPEPAACCAPAKVKL from the exons ATGATGGCGCTTCATCCCTTTGACCCCATCACGCCGGCGGAAATCCAGTTGGCTGTCAAAATTCTGGAAGCGGCTTTCCCCGGGGCCTCCTTAAGATACAAGAAAATTGACGTCAATGAACCTCTGAAAAAGGAGGTGGTACCGTATATTGAAGCCGAGAGATTAGGGAAGGCTTTGCCGGCGGCGCCAACTCGGTTGTTGCAGGTGCTGTTCCATCGTCTTGACAATGGAGCATTCTACAAAGCGTTGCTCAATGCGGGGACCAGGTCTGTGGTGTATACCAAACAGCTGCCCAAAGAGGTTCAG GGCCCAGTCGATGCAGACGAACTGATCGAAATTGAGCAGCTCTGTCTGAGCCACCCCGCGGTGCAGGCGGAGATTGCCAAAATGCAACTGCCGCAGGGGGTGACTGTTTGCAACGATCCGTGGATCTATGGGACGGATGACCCTAAGGAAACCCGGCGTCTGTTCCAGTGCTACATGTATGTGGTGACCACGGATCACCCGCAAAATAACCACTATTCGACTCCCTGTAAATTCTCGCCCGTGTTCGATGCGCTTACTCGGGAACTTGTCCGTATGGACTATCTCCCGGGTGGTGTAGACACCCAGGTCTCCGAGACTCAGCCATGGAAGACGGTGGAGACCATTCAATACGCGCATGATCTGCTCACAGAGCCACTGCGGACGGATCTGAAGCCTTATATCGTGCAGCAACCCGAGGGTCCGTCATTCCATGTGCAGGGCAACCTGGTCTCCTGGCAAAAGTGGAAGTTTCGCGTGGGGTTCAACACCCGCGAAGGGTTGGTCATCTACAACACCACCTATGACGGACGCAATGTGTTTTACCGGCTGTCTGTGTCTGAGATGACCGTACCATATGGAG ATCCCCGCGCCCCGTACCACCGCAAGCAGGCGTTTGACGTTGGGGACGTTGGATTCGGCATCACTGCGAACCAGCTCTCCCTTGGCTGTGACTGTCTGGGGTACATCAAGTACTTCGACGGGTACCGTTCCGACTCCAAGGGCAATCCGGTGCAACTGAAGAATGTCATCTGCTTGCACGAGCAAGATAATGGTCTGCAGCACAAGCACACCAATTACCGCACGGGGGCTGCCACGGTGGTCCGTAACCGCCAGCTAGTGGTCCAGATGATCTGCACTGTGTCCAACTACGAGTACATCTTTGCCTTTATCTTCGACCAAGCGGCCAACATCGAGCTGGAGGTGCGCGCGACCGGTATTCTGTCCACTGTGCCGTTTGACAACGAAAAGTTCGGGACGACAGTACCCTGGGGAACGAACGTCGGGCCTGGCGTGATGGCGCCTTTCCACCAGCACATGTTCTCCTTCCGTATTGACCCTGCCATTGATGGGTTCAAAAACACGGTCTACTACGAGGATAGCGTGCCGATGCCCGAGGACGAGAACAACCCATATCTGGTGGGTTACACCACCGAACAAACCGTCCTGCGGACCAGCGGCAGCGCCAACACCAGCGTGGAGCGCCACCGGGTGTTCAAGATCCGCAACGACGCCTGCATCAACCCGATCACTTATAAACCGGTGGCCTATAAGCTGCAGACCGCGCCGAGCCAGATGCTGCTGGCGGGGAACCGGTCGTTTGGCTACAAGCGGGCCGAGTTCGCTACCAAGCCGATCTGGGTGACCAAGTATCAGGATGACGAGCTGTTTGCGGCGGGCGAATTCACCAACCAGAGCAAGCAGAGCGAGGGGGTGGAAAAGTGGGTGCAGCGCAATGACCCGGTTGAGAATGAGGATCTTGTCCTGTGGCATA CTTTTGGGCTTACGCACAACCCCCGGGTGGAGGATTTCCCTGTGATGCCGGTCGAGCGTGTCAGCGTCATGCTCAAGCCGGATGGCTTCTTCACCAAGAACCCGGCGCTGGACGTTCCCGCATCGACTCAGTCATTCAATCGGTCAACGCTGCATCCGGAGCCGGCGGCTTGCTGCGCTCCTGCCAAGGTGAAGTTGTAG
- a CDS encoding glycoside hydrolase family 76 protein yields the protein MGRQCPCHWPLSLRLSLLLSLLLLPLRATTLDLNVTDPDNIKEVASQLAWDLVSFYTGNNTGDVPGNLPAPYYWWEAGAFFGTLVNYWRYTGDDTYNNITMQAILHQAGTGDFMPSNQTRTEGNDDQAFWAFTALMAAGHNFPNPPEDSPSWLAMAQAVFNEQIARWDDQACGGGLNWQIFPFNNGYTYRNSISNGGLFNIAARLARYTGDATYAKWANKVWDWVTETGLIGREYYVFDGTYESDNCSALNRVEWTYNNGVFLHGAAHMWNYTQGNSSWKARIDGLLDAQRTFLSPNKSSENVLYEYACETINTCRTDQYSFKAYLARWMGDVAQLAPWTRDTIATRLRASATAAAAQCVGGKTGTYCGMRWTTGEFDGTTGVGQQLSALEVVQANLYNTVAGPLTNSTGGTSKRNSAVERGSSERIAVSDDSSIVTMADRVVAWVATGGLGVLLGGYLYLVVT from the exons ATGGGACGGCAATGCCCGTGTCACTGGCCTTTATCTTTACGCTTGAGCCTATTGTTATCATTATTACTACTCCCCCTCCGGGCGACCACGCTCGATCTTAACGTTACAGATCCAG ACAATATCAAAGAGGTAGCCAGTCAACTAGCCTGGGACCTCGTCAGCTTCTACACTGGCAACAACACCGGTGACGTCCCGGGGAACCTTCCCGCCCCCTACTACTGGTGGGAAGCGGGCGCTTTTTTCGGCACCCTGGTCAACTACTGGCGATATACCGGCGACGATACCTACAATAATATCACCATGCAGGCTATCTTGCACCAGGCCGGAACAGGTGACTTTATGCCTTCCAACCAGACCCGCACCGAGGGCAACGATGACCAGGCCTTCTGGGCCTTTACCGCACTCATGGCGGCCGGACATAATTTCCCCAACCCACCCGAGGACTCGCCGTCGTGGCTGGCCATGGCGCAAGCGGTCTTCAATGAGCAGATCGCGCGCTGGGACGATCAGGCCTGTGGTGGTGGACTGAATTGGCAGATCTTCCCCTTCAACAACGGCTACACGTATCGCAACTCCATCTCCAACGGAGGGCTCTTCAATATCGCTGCCCGGCTCGCGCGGTATACAGGGGACGCCACGTATGCCAAATGGGCGAACAAGGTCTGGGACTGGGTCACAGAGACTGGACTGATCGGTAGGGAATATTACGTCTTCGACGGGACGTATGAGAGCGACAACTGCTCCGCGCTCAATCGAGTCGAATGGACGTATAACAATGGTGTCTTTCTTCATGGGGCGGCCCATATGTGGAATTAT ACCCAAGGCAACTCGTCATGGAAAGCGCGCATCGATGGTCTCCTCGATGCGCAGAGGACCTTCCTCTCGCCGAACAAGTCATCCGAGAACGTACTTTATGAATACGCCTGTGAAACCATCAACACGTGTCGAACCGACCAGTACTCCTTCAAAGCGTATCTGGCGCGCTGGATGGGAGATGTTGCGCAATTGGCTCCCTGGACTCGCGACACGATTGCGACTCGACTGCGGGCTTCGGCcacggcagcagcagcgcaaTGTGTCGGCGGCAAGACGGGGACGTATTGTGGAATGCGATGGACGACGGGCGAGTTCGACGGCACGACGGGGGTGGGACAGCAACTGTCGGCGCTGGAGGTGGTTCAGGCGAATTTGTACAACACGGTCGCGGGGCCACTGACGAATAGCACTGGGGGAACGAGCAAGAGGAACAGTGCGGTGGAGAGGGGATCCTCGGAAAGAATTGCGGTGTCCGACGATTCGAGTATCGTCACCATGGCTGATCGCGTAGTCGCGTGGGTCGCAACGGGGGGATTAGGGGTGCTGCTGGGGGGATATCTTTATCTTGTAGTGACATGA